From a region of the Candidatus Jettenia caeni genome:
- a CDS encoding endonuclease: MSYDKYYFVYILANKRNGTLYIGFTNNLIRRVYEHKNDLVEGFTKKYKVHHPVYYEMTNDVKSAIEREKRLKKWNRKWKLELIEEMNPQWKDLYDGLVQ, translated from the coding sequence ATGAGTTATGATAAATATTATTTTGTCTATATTTTGGCAAATAAAAGAAACGGGACTTTATACATCGGCTTTACCAACAATTTGATAAGAAGGGTTTATGAACATAAAAATGATTTAGTCGAAGGATTTACAAAAAAGTATAAAGTTCATCACCCTGTTTATTATGAAATGACAAACGATGTAAAAAGCGCAATTGAGAGAGAAAAACGATTAAAGAAATGGAATAGGAAATGGAAATTAGAATTGATTGAAGAGATGAACCCGCAATGGAAGGATTTATATGATGGACTGGTTCAATGA
- a CDS encoding nucleotide sugar dehydrogenase gives MSDKKFSKNILCIGAGYVGGPTMAMIAAKCPQYKVTVADINAERISAWQTENLPIYEPGLLEVVKKALGRNLFFTTAIEENIRGADIIFVSVNTPTKMYGGGAGKTADLQFWEKTARDIFRVAESDKIIIEKSTLPVRTAEAMERILSANGKGLNFDVISNPEFLAEGTAISDLENPDRVLIGSRETERGRKAREAIVEIYANWVPRDRIITCDVWSAELSKLVANAFLAQRISSINSISALCEKTEADIKKVAHAIGMDSRIGSKFLNASVGFGGSCFKKDILNLVYICEYYGLHEVAQYWESVVKINEYQEGRFVKNMINVMFNTIAHKRIALFGFAFKANTGDTRESPAIYIARKLVEEHARVIITDPEALTNAGHDLKDIRERVEFEIDPYAAAQDAHAIAIMTEWGLYKTLDYQRIYDKMQKPAFIFDGRNILDHQKIYEIGFNVYPIGKPALTHF, from the coding sequence ATGTCAGATAAGAAGTTTAGCAAAAATATACTATGCATTGGCGCAGGATACGTTGGCGGGCCTACCATGGCCATGATTGCAGCAAAATGTCCGCAATACAAAGTAACTGTGGCCGATATAAATGCAGAGAGGATCAGTGCATGGCAAACAGAAAATCTTCCTATTTACGAACCAGGTTTGCTGGAGGTTGTAAAAAAGGCCCTGGGGAGGAATTTATTTTTTACTACTGCTATAGAAGAAAATATCAGAGGGGCGGATATTATTTTTGTCTCTGTCAATACGCCCACAAAGATGTATGGCGGCGGGGCTGGTAAAACAGCAGATCTGCAATTTTGGGAAAAAACAGCACGGGATATCTTCCGGGTAGCTGAATCAGACAAGATTATTATTGAGAAAAGCACATTGCCGGTTCGGACTGCCGAGGCAATGGAACGAATTCTCAGCGCAAATGGTAAAGGGCTTAATTTTGATGTAATATCGAATCCGGAGTTTTTAGCCGAAGGCACCGCCATTTCTGATCTCGAAAATCCGGACCGCGTGCTTATTGGATCCAGGGAAACCGAAAGAGGACGGAAAGCAAGAGAGGCAATCGTTGAAATTTATGCTAATTGGGTTCCAAGAGATCGGATTATTACCTGTGACGTCTGGAGCGCAGAACTCTCAAAGCTTGTGGCAAATGCGTTTTTGGCGCAGAGGATTTCCTCGATTAACAGCATTTCCGCTTTGTGTGAAAAGACAGAAGCCGATATTAAAAAAGTGGCCCATGCAATCGGGATGGATTCCCGGATTGGCTCGAAATTTCTCAATGCAAGCGTTGGCTTTGGTGGTTCTTGTTTCAAGAAAGACATCCTCAATCTGGTATACATCTGCGAATATTACGGTCTTCATGAAGTTGCTCAATACTGGGAGAGTGTTGTAAAGATTAATGAATATCAGGAAGGGCGTTTTGTAAAAAATATGATTAACGTAATGTTCAATACCATTGCTCACAAACGTATAGCTCTCTTTGGTTTTGCTTTCAAAGCAAATACCGGCGATACCCGTGAATCACCCGCTATTTATATTGCCCGAAAATTAGTTGAAGAACATGCCCGTGTTATCATAACCGATCCTGAGGCCTTAACGAATGCAGGGCATGATTTGAAAGATATCCGTGAACGGGTTGAATTTGAAATAGATCCTTATGCAGCAGCGCAGGATGCGCATGCTATTGCGATTATGACTGAATGGGGATTATATAAGACGCTGGATTATCAAAGGATTTATGATAAAATGCAGAAACCGGCCTTTATTTTTGATGGCCGCAATATCCTTGATCATCAGAAAATCTATGAGATCGGTTTTAACGTTTATCCGATAGGAAAACCAGCTCTTACACATTTTTAG
- a CDS encoding DNA helicase RecQ, which translates to MYKTLQKYFGYTSFYPLQEDIIKEVLAQRDAFVLMPTGGGKSLCYQLPALLFSGVTIVVSPLIALMKDQVDGLLANGIPAIFINSSLSYSEIDAKRQSLLNNEIKILYIAPERLFMPEFLQFLQGLKISLFAIDESHCISEWGHDFRPEYRQLEILKEKFPKVPVMALTATATPAVQKDIILQLKLSDCRIFKASFNRKNLYYQIKPKDNPYHQILHYLKSRKKDSGIIYCQSRKTVESLTTSLQAEGYRVLPYHAGLPAEVRTENQERFIHDDVEIIVATIAFGMGIDKPDVRYVIHYDLPKSIEGYYQETGRAGRDGLKSDCILLFSYADKFKIEYFIHQKIDENEKLIAYKQLRHLTNYCEGNICRRKLLLDYFGEKFDEPNCNNCDVCLEPKERFDGTIAAQKILSCIYRVGERFGVNYIIDVLQGSKNQKVLQNRHDTIKTYGVGKEYTKSQWQAFTRELIQLGYIKLDGDKYPVLRLNEKSQKVLLRNEKVFLTKPEEPLHIPKDERDGDYDRTLFERLRNLRKTLADKEFVPPYIIFHDTSLKEMSICYPQNLPDLRKINGIGEQKLHKYGEIFLKEITDYCKQHHIESKPIIHKHPEFPVKQPKTLTTQTTLELYRQHLTLGEIAQQRGLALSTIVSHIEKLILDGEDISIDSFIPPEKQQHIRQTLEALGMKFMTPVKEKLGNDYSYEEIRLVRAKMMSKCGKER; encoded by the coding sequence ATGTACAAAACATTACAAAAATATTTTGGCTATACAAGCTTTTACCCCCTTCAGGAGGACATTATTAAGGAAGTATTGGCGCAAAGAGATGCCTTTGTCCTTATGCCGACAGGAGGTGGTAAATCCTTATGTTATCAACTGCCTGCCCTGCTTTTTAGCGGTGTGACGATTGTCGTCTCTCCCCTCATTGCCTTGATGAAGGATCAGGTTGATGGATTGCTTGCTAACGGTATCCCGGCAATATTTATTAATAGTTCATTGAGCTATAGTGAAATCGATGCAAAAAGGCAAAGTTTATTAAATAATGAAATAAAGATTCTGTATATTGCGCCAGAAAGATTATTTATGCCGGAATTTCTGCAGTTTTTGCAAGGGTTGAAGATTTCCCTGTTTGCAATTGATGAATCACACTGTATTTCAGAATGGGGACACGATTTCAGACCCGAATATCGTCAGCTGGAGATATTGAAGGAGAAATTCCCCAAAGTACCTGTTATGGCCCTGACAGCTACCGCTACACCTGCCGTTCAGAAAGATATTATCTTACAATTGAAGTTATCAGATTGCAGGATTTTCAAGGCGAGTTTTAACAGGAAAAATCTGTATTACCAGATTAAACCTAAAGATAACCCATATCATCAAATACTCCACTATTTGAAAAGTCGAAAGAAGGACTCGGGAATCATCTATTGCCAAAGCCGTAAAACCGTGGAGAGTTTAACAACAAGCTTGCAGGCAGAAGGATATCGCGTCCTGCCATACCATGCAGGTTTACCCGCTGAAGTGAGAACGGAAAACCAGGAGCGGTTTATCCATGACGATGTTGAAATTATCGTGGCAACGATTGCCTTCGGTATGGGTATTGATAAACCTGATGTACGATATGTGATCCACTATGATTTACCGAAAAGCATCGAAGGATATTACCAGGAAACAGGACGTGCAGGAAGGGATGGATTAAAAAGTGATTGTATCTTGCTCTTTAGTTACGCGGATAAATTTAAAATAGAGTATTTTATTCATCAAAAGATAGATGAAAATGAAAAGCTGATTGCATATAAACAGTTGAGGCACCTAACAAACTATTGTGAGGGCAATATTTGCCGAAGAAAGTTATTGCTGGATTATTTTGGTGAAAAATTCGATGAACCGAATTGTAACAATTGTGATGTTTGTTTAGAGCCAAAGGAACGATTTGACGGAACGATTGCTGCACAAAAAATATTATCGTGCATTTACAGGGTAGGTGAACGATTTGGAGTAAATTACATTATTGATGTCTTACAAGGTTCGAAAAATCAAAAGGTATTGCAGAACCGGCACGATACGATTAAGACATATGGTGTAGGGAAAGAATATACAAAATCTCAGTGGCAGGCGTTTACCCGTGAGTTAATTCAATTAGGGTACATAAAACTTGACGGAGATAAATACCCCGTCTTAAGGCTAAACGAAAAAAGCCAAAAAGTATTATTACGTAACGAGAAGGTATTTTTGACAAAACCCGAAGAACCACTTCACATTCCGAAGGATGAAAGGGATGGGGATTACGATCGTACCTTATTTGAACGTTTAAGAAATCTCAGAAAAACACTTGCTGACAAGGAGTTTGTGCCCCCTTATATTATCTTCCATGATACCAGTCTTAAAGAAATGTCTATCTGTTATCCTCAAAATTTGCCTGATTTGCGGAAAATAAATGGTATTGGGGAACAAAAATTACATAAATATGGAGAGATTTTTCTCAAGGAAATTACTGATTACTGTAAACAACACCATATCGAATCGAAACCAATTATCCATAAACATCCTGAATTTCCTGTAAAACAGCCAAAGACTCTCACTACTCAAACAACCTTAGAACTTTACCGGCAACACCTTACCCTCGGAGAAATTGCGCAACAAAGGGGTTTGGCGTTATCCACTATTGTTTCTCATATAGAAAAACTCATATTAGATGGCGAGGATATTTCAATAGACAGCTTCATACCCCCTGAAAAACAGCAGCATATCAGGCAAACCCTGGAAGCGTTAGGCATGAAGTTCATGACCCCGGTAAAAGAAAAACTTGGAAACGACTACTCCTATGAAGAGATAAGATTGGTTAGGGCAAAAATGATGAGTAAATGCGGAAAAGAGAGATAA
- a CDS encoding peptidase: MIMIKNHSHALSSYPQSQRKKPELLSPAGTMECFFAAVENGADAVYLGLNDFSARASAENFSLNDASKAIAYAHERHIKVYIALNTLIKTSELDKIVDYLIALEELQPDAIILQDLGLLSLIQSQFPQFTVHASTQMAIHTIAGVKQLEKMGFKRIVLARELSMDEINHISQNTSAEIEVFIHGALCYSYSGLCFFSSVIGGRSGNRGRCAQPCRMYYKDQQNKGGYYFSMKDLLTLPYISNLIHAGVHSCKIEGRMKSPEYVAVVTHAYRQAIDGKLYDYDAAVHRIKTVFSRETTHSYLLRESDYKNEKIIRNGPVKAADMINSSYPANVGSYAGEVIKSEKGCLTIRADTEIGVRDLLQVFENTLAKPALLSVKTIVMKGKRVFSIKAGDIAAIPTEHYYRQGAKLYLLSSRKVHEMFSSKMPKKLAPSQIPADLKVRIRPDGISIQGVVQNALYTKDYPINLEKGIHKIIQEEDIKRCFSRSGETPFRLASMHADISGDLFVPLSILNDIRRDYLQNLSATWMKNREYRGKNIKEWIKDTITRFNIPNSNIFLNPPFLKHSPLPPFLKEDQGGFGGIPGSTTAKEAYSQSIISENEMKLSIKVDNLDYLNYIPLEKMYKIYILLTDKIFTNDNHPQPPFIQEKVYEIFTKRGLPEMNDKIIFSFPAIMRDQGNASIPYEHFKKILNELISQGFRQFQVSNLGAIGLFEGKDVLLYADYPLYCLNPLSAIKLKGLGFNRCTLSPEDDKDNLQKLFSPHTDIVIYQDIPLFISETCIWAHKKGTCPGKNRCNFKQVIVENEYGDKLIAMDNECKTIVIHEKPFSLIHYIPKFLEAGQTHFRVDLCYKDYTPDMIHTLFSKIQNTSKIKDSLIGNFERGLL; this comes from the coding sequence ATGATCATGATAAAGAACCATTCCCACGCCCTATCATCTTATCCACAATCTCAACGAAAAAAGCCCGAGTTATTATCCCCTGCCGGTACTATGGAATGTTTTTTTGCTGCTGTTGAGAATGGAGCTGATGCCGTTTACCTGGGTCTCAATGATTTTAGCGCCCGCGCCAGTGCAGAAAACTTTAGCCTGAACGATGCCAGCAAGGCTATTGCTTATGCGCATGAAAGGCATATCAAGGTTTATATCGCCCTGAATACCCTGATCAAAACCAGCGAATTGGATAAGATTGTGGACTATTTAATCGCATTGGAAGAACTGCAACCTGATGCCATCATCCTCCAGGATCTGGGACTCCTCTCTTTAATACAATCCCAATTCCCCCAATTTACCGTTCATGCCAGCACACAAATGGCCATTCATACTATTGCCGGAGTCAAACAACTGGAGAAGATGGGGTTTAAACGCATCGTCCTGGCCCGGGAATTATCAATGGATGAGATTAATCATATCTCACAAAATACCTCCGCAGAGATAGAGGTCTTTATCCATGGAGCGCTTTGTTACTCCTATTCCGGATTATGCTTCTTCAGCAGTGTGATAGGTGGCCGAAGCGGAAATCGTGGGCGCTGCGCACAGCCATGCAGGATGTATTACAAGGATCAACAAAATAAAGGTGGATATTATTTTTCTATGAAGGACCTTCTTACACTTCCTTATATAAGCAATCTGATACATGCAGGTGTCCATTCATGTAAAATTGAAGGACGTATGAAATCACCAGAATATGTTGCCGTAGTAACACATGCTTACCGGCAGGCCATTGATGGTAAATTATATGACTACGATGCTGCTGTTCACCGTATAAAAACCGTTTTTAGCCGGGAAACAACCCATTCGTATTTATTGAGAGAAAGTGATTATAAAAATGAAAAAATTATCAGGAATGGTCCGGTAAAGGCGGCAGATATGATTAACTCATCATATCCTGCAAATGTCGGATCTTACGCCGGTGAAGTAATAAAATCAGAAAAGGGATGCCTTACCATAAGGGCAGATACGGAGATTGGTGTAAGGGACCTGCTACAGGTTTTTGAGAATACTTTGGCAAAACCGGCATTGCTATCTGTTAAGACTATCGTGATGAAAGGGAAAAGGGTATTTAGTATAAAGGCAGGTGATATTGCTGCGATTCCTACCGAACACTACTATAGACAAGGCGCAAAGCTCTATCTGCTTTCTTCCCGGAAGGTTCATGAGATGTTTTCCTCAAAGATGCCGAAAAAGCTCGCACCTTCTCAGATACCAGCCGATCTCAAAGTAAGAATAAGGCCAGATGGTATTAGCATACAAGGGGTTGTACAGAACGCCCTATATACTAAGGACTATCCTATAAATCTGGAGAAAGGAATCCATAAGATAATTCAGGAGGAAGATATAAAAAGATGCTTCTCCCGTTCAGGTGAGACGCCGTTTAGATTAGCCAGCATGCATGCCGATATATCCGGGGATTTATTTGTCCCGCTCAGCATATTAAATGATATTCGAAGAGATTATCTCCAAAATTTATCAGCAACATGGATGAAGAATAGGGAGTATAGAGGTAAAAACATAAAGGAGTGGATAAAGGATACCATTACCAGATTCAATATCCCGAACAGCAATATTTTCTTAAATCCCCCTTTTCTAAAACATTCACCCCTTCCCCCTTTTTTAAAGGAGGATCAAGGGGGATTTGGAGGTATTCCCGGCAGTACTACAGCTAAAGAGGCATATTCACAAAGCATTATTTCTGAAAATGAAATGAAACTATCTATCAAAGTTGATAACCTGGATTATTTGAATTACATACCGTTAGAAAAAATGTATAAGATATACATCTTACTAACAGATAAAATCTTCACAAACGATAATCATCCTCAACCCCCCTTTATACAAGAGAAAGTTTATGAAATTTTTACGAAAAGAGGGCTACCGGAAATGAATGATAAGATCATTTTCTCATTTCCTGCTATTATGAGAGATCAAGGGAATGCATCTATCCCCTATGAACATTTTAAAAAGATCCTCAATGAATTGATCTCCCAGGGATTCAGGCAATTTCAGGTTTCAAACCTGGGAGCAATAGGTCTGTTTGAAGGAAAGGATGTCCTATTGTACGCCGATTATCCCTTGTATTGTCTAAATCCGCTCTCTGCAATAAAACTGAAAGGATTAGGATTTAACCGATGCACCTTATCACCCGAAGATGATAAAGATAATTTACAGAAGCTGTTTTCTCCCCATACAGACATAGTTATTTACCAGGATATTCCGCTCTTCATCTCCGAAACCTGCATTTGGGCACATAAGAAGGGGACTTGTCCTGGAAAAAATCGGTGTAATTTCAAGCAAGTGATTGTAGAAAATGAATATGGCGATAAACTCATAGCAATGGACAATGAATGTAAGACCATAGTCATTCATGAAAAGCCATTTTCTCTTATCCACTATATCCCAAAATTCCTTGAGGCAGGACAAACACATTTCAGGGTTGATTTGTGTTATAAGGATTATACCCCTGATATGATACATACTCTATTCTCAAAGATTCAAAACACGAGCAAAATAAAAGATTCATTGATCGGAAATTTTGAAAGAGGTTTACTATAG
- a CDS encoding putative transporter protein, with protein MPHIIIENLLNVIENIDASVGKLLLSAFLGGILGWERERRGRPAGLRTHILVCVGVTLMMLVSEHIFEKYRAYTVDSVIRVDPARIAAQVLTGIGFLGAGTIMKFRTSVRGLTTAASLWVVAGIGLAIGSGYYMPAILTTVLALFSLLLLPLFDWNIKNDKYKTLRLYISGSGPLFTSITEILNRNSMQLQNYGYERDLVKNEILYNISVKFREDASVSKVSDEIIESIKEIRKFGWE; from the coding sequence ATGCCTCACATTATTATAGAAAATCTTTTAAATGTTATAGAGAATATTGATGCTTCTGTTGGAAAACTTCTGCTATCGGCTTTTTTGGGTGGTATTCTCGGGTGGGAAAGGGAGCGACGGGGACGTCCGGCAGGATTACGGACCCATATTCTGGTGTGCGTAGGTGTAACCTTGATGATGTTAGTCTCCGAGCATATTTTTGAAAAATACAGAGCGTATACTGTCGACTCCGTTATACGGGTTGATCCTGCCAGGATTGCTGCTCAGGTGCTAACCGGTATTGGCTTCCTGGGAGCCGGCACTATTATGAAGTTTAGAACATCGGTTAGAGGTTTGACAACGGCTGCATCCTTATGGGTTGTGGCGGGCATCGGTTTGGCAATAGGAAGTGGTTACTATATGCCCGCTATACTCACCACCGTTTTGGCTCTTTTTTCATTATTATTGTTGCCACTTTTCGATTGGAATATCAAGAACGATAAATACAAAACGCTTCGGCTTTATATATCAGGTTCTGGCCCGCTTTTTACATCGATTACAGAGATATTAAACAGGAACTCCATGCAATTACAAAATTACGGGTATGAGAGAGACCTTGTGAAAAATGAGATCCTCTATAATATTAGTGTGAAGTTTAGAGAAGATGCATCAGTCTCGAAGGTTTCTGATGAAATTATAGAGTCAATTAAGGAAATTCGGAAATTTGGTTGGGAATAG
- a CDS encoding transposase, with product MKQQKRDVKKLAGTDKRPLQEQKKKKSKKDYRVRNWSEYTEALRQRGSLDVWIDEGVQEKWNAEPTGQRGSPPTYSDLAITSTLQLGIVFHQRLRQTEGLVKSLFRLMNIPLKVPDYSTLSRRGETVGISLAKEKKENLVLVLDSSGLKVYGEGEWKVRQHGYTKRRTWRKIHLSITPDGEIRAQELTENSTGDSEVVDKLLSQEESRIDTFAGDGSYDKRKVYESCKRRGILRILIPPRKDAKIWQHGNCSTEPHVRDETIRHIRRTSLRQWKERVGYHVRSLVENAIFRFKTIFGDRLYARNLAQQRTEVGIKASVLNRMMKLGMPESYAIS from the coding sequence ATGAAGCAACAGAAACGGGACGTAAAGAAACTAGCAGGAACAGATAAAAGGCCGCTCCAAGAACAGAAAAAGAAGAAATCAAAGAAGGACTACCGGGTAAGAAACTGGTCAGAGTATACAGAGGCATTAAGACAAAGAGGGTCTCTTGATGTATGGATAGATGAGGGGGTACAAGAGAAATGGAATGCAGAGCCAACGGGCCAAAGAGGGTCTCCCCCTACGTATAGTGATCTGGCCATAACATCAACGCTTCAGTTGGGTATCGTATTTCATCAAAGACTTCGTCAAACAGAAGGATTAGTCAAATCACTGTTTCGGCTCATGAATATCCCTCTGAAGGTTCCTGATTATTCAACCCTGTCTCGAAGAGGTGAAACAGTGGGAATTTCTTTAGCGAAAGAGAAGAAAGAGAATCTGGTATTAGTCCTTGATAGCAGTGGGTTAAAGGTCTATGGGGAAGGGGAATGGAAGGTAAGACAGCATGGATATACCAAGAGAAGAACATGGAGAAAGATTCATTTGTCCATTACTCCTGATGGAGAGATAAGAGCACAAGAGCTTACCGAGAATAGTACTGGTGATTCAGAGGTAGTAGATAAGCTTCTAAGCCAGGAAGAGTCAAGGATTGATACCTTTGCCGGTGATGGCTCCTATGATAAGAGGAAGGTCTATGAGAGTTGTAAGAGAAGAGGGATTCTCAGAATACTTATTCCTCCGAGGAAGGATGCAAAGATATGGCAGCATGGCAACTGCAGTACAGAGCCACATGTCCGAGATGAGACGATAAGGCATATCAGAAGAACTTCCCTAAGACAGTGGAAAGAGCGTGTTGGTTACCACGTCCGCTCTCTGGTTGAGAATGCGATATTTCGATTCAAAACCATCTTTGGCGATAGGCTTTATGCCAGAAATCTTGCTCAACAAAGAACAGAAGTAGGTATCAAGGCATCTGTTTTAAACCGTATGATGAAATTAGGAATGCCGGAAAGTTATGCGATCTCATAA
- a CDS encoding acetolactate decarboxylase, whose product MKCIDRILLIVCLISPLYGYSCSKVKRDILFQTSTINALLEGIYDGDVTFGELRKYGDFGLGTLNGLDGELVVLDGKFYQVRSDGIVNPVDSSMKTPFAVVTFHEADKTVMANKSLNLEQLEGYLDSILPSQNIFYAIRIDGTFRYIKVRSVPRQERPYPRLVDVVKNQPTFEFYDMKGTIVAFWLPEYINGINIPGYHFHFLTEDKQSGGHILSVITGDIRIQIDYTSEIHMVLPGSKEFSSVDLTKEKQKELESVEK is encoded by the coding sequence ATGAAATGTATTGATCGTATACTCTTGATAGTATGCTTGATTAGCCCTTTGTATGGATACTCATGTAGTAAGGTAAAAAGAGATATCCTTTTTCAGACCTCTACCATCAATGCCCTTCTTGAGGGTATATATGATGGTGATGTGACCTTTGGAGAATTGAGGAAATATGGTGATTTTGGTTTGGGAACGCTGAATGGACTTGATGGAGAACTGGTCGTATTGGATGGAAAATTTTATCAAGTAAGATCTGATGGGATAGTAAATCCTGTAGATAGTTCCATGAAGACACCTTTTGCCGTGGTTACTTTTCATGAGGCTGATAAGACTGTTATGGCGAATAAATCGTTGAATCTTGAGCAGCTTGAAGGTTATCTCGATAGTATCTTGCCTTCTCAAAATATCTTTTATGCAATCAGGATAGATGGCACATTTCGGTATATTAAGGTACGAAGTGTTCCAAGACAGGAGAGACCATATCCACGCCTTGTTGATGTTGTCAAAAACCAACCGACTTTTGAGTTTTACGATATGAAGGGTACCATAGTGGCATTCTGGCTGCCTGAGTATATAAACGGTATAAATATTCCCGGATATCATTTTCACTTTCTTACCGAAGATAAACAGTCCGGTGGACATATCCTTTCTGTAATTACCGGCGATATAAGAATTCAGATCGATTATACCTCAGAAATACATATGGTTCTTCCAGGAAGCAAAGAATTTTCTTCTGTGGATTTAACAAAGGAAAAGCAGAAAGAATTGGAGAGCGTTGAAAAATAG